The following is a genomic window from Salmo salar chromosome ssa23, Ssal_v3.1, whole genome shotgun sequence.
agaatgatggaagcgactgtgttcttcgggaccttcaatggtgcagacattttttggtacccttccccagatctgtgacttgacacaatcctgtctcgagctCTATggtcaattccttcgacctcatggcttggtttttgctctgacatgcactgtcaactgtgggaccttatatagacaggagtgtgcctttccaaatcatgtccaatcaaaggAAACAAGATAAACCTGAGCTAGATTTTGAGTCTCATAActaagggtctgattacttatgtaaataaggtatttctgtttttttttatttgataaatttgcacaaaaaaaatctgttttcactttgtcattaaggggtattgtgtgtagattgatgagggaaaaaatatatttcatccattttagaataaggctgtaacataacaaaatatggaaaacgtcaaggggtctgaatactttccgaatgcactgtaaagacACTTACCACTGAAGCATCAATAAGATTCCATCTGATGTTTAAGTGAGTATTTATCTGTTGAGAGTAGGAAAGTAATAAATTACAGTAAATGCAAATTGTAGACAGGAAACAGTTAACTACAATTTTGAAAACATAAAATTGCTTAGTCAATTTGTTTCAATTGTAAGAAGCGAACAATGAAATAATTTACTTGCTTTTACTTTGTAATACAAAAGGGAAAAATGCAAAATAATGAAGTAACTCACCTTAATTTCAGTGACAATGACAAAGACCTCAAAAAGACTGCAGAAAAAATTGCTGAGCCCAATTGTTGACGTTTTTTTCTTCTCACATTAGCCTGAACTGTTGAATGAATAACTCTTAAaaacaaatataaaatctatAAAACAAATCTCATGATTTTACTTAACATTAAGTTTTTTTTATCCAACAGTAACTGAATAATGTTCCAGATAACGTGGTACAACATGACAGAAAGCATTGATTTCAAAACCTCTAGAAACGTGTTACTGTACATGCTGCTCAAATTAGACTAGAAAATCGGAGACGAGTATTAAAGAGATTGAACGGGATTTTAAGgtgattcattttttttttaatttggaGGATGTAACgtatcatacaaaatgggtgaCGTTGCATACAATTGTGCACAATTTTCAGGAGCCCGTTTTGACTTTTGAgcactactttcaaaactactgtctGAAATTAATCCAAACCTTTATAACGCATCTTTAACTATAGGAGTGATCTGCATATATGACTTTTGAAAAGAAAGAGATATGGGCAACTCAGCACTCCAGTCTAGAACATTACCAGGGAACCACTATAGTGGTTGCAAGATTTAGCATTTTAGTTCTCTTAGTGTATCAGAATGACAAAATATAAGTAATATAAATTTTGAATGATTTCCTTAAGATCATTTATTTGAAAAGTTTGTCACTGTACAGTAGACTACTCTACTACAGGGAGTAAAGCAGTAATCCAACAGACAGACCATTACACACATCTTCCTAAGACTTTCttactctctgtttctgtttccttCTATTTATTTTGTGTCTTCAAAAGAAACAAAGATGTGTCATATAGTTACAGTACTGGTTGTAATGGGTATCAATCAGTATGTGGTTGACAGTAAGACATTACAGGACAGTAGTCAGTCACATCATACAAACACAGCCCAATGATCTAATTATCTCCCTGAAACATCTTCTTCCTGCCGTCCATACCGGCCTTGTCGTCAATGTTCTTACGCCAGTCACCAACGTCACGCAATTCCTTATCCTGTAATGGTAGAAAGGGTCAGAAGACAATGAAGTGTAGAATATCAAGGCCTAAAGTTCGTTCAACATTGACAATGTCTCCCGATGCGATATCCAACCTAATAGACCCACCTCTTTCTTCTCATCTTTCTTCACTTGTTTCAGGTTGGATCTCAAATCCATGGTCACCTTGTGCTTGGAGCCCAGCAGAGCCTGGAGCATAGCATCAGCAGACATACGCACTTTCTTCAGAGCTGGCTTCTTGAACTTTCCCCTCAGGTCAACTATTTTGATGTTTAGGTCTAAAACCTAGTGGGTGGAATTTTGGAACAGGAAAATCTGTGATTCAGGTGGGCTCAACAGAGGAACTGtatacatataaaatatatttatcatatatatatatatatatatatatatatatatatatataaatatatttatcatatactatatatatatatatatatatatatatatatattgtatatacagtgccttcagaaagtattcacaccccttgactttttcaaaatgttattttgttacagcctgaatttaacattCATAAACTTTtttctacacaccataccccataatgttaaagtggaattattttttgacatttttcaaGTCAATtacaaaatgaaaagctaaaatgactcgagtcaataagtattcaaccccttggttatggcaagccttaacaagtcacataataagttgcatggattcactctgtgtgcagtaatagtgtttaatatgatttgtgaatgactacctcatctctatagcccacacatacaattatctgtaaggtccctctgtcgagcagtgaatttcaaacacagattcagccacaaagaccagggaggttttccaatgcctcgcaaagaagggcacctattcgtagatgggtaaaaaaataaaacagacattgaatatctctttgatcCAGGTGATGTTATTAATTAAACtttgccagagaggaagaaaaccgctcagggattttaaGGACTGGGCaaattttcaggataaaaatggaACGAAAtggcgctaagcacaggcaaaaacctagaggaaaatctggttcagtctgctttccaccagacactgggagattgattcacctttcagcaggacaataacctaaaacacaaggccaaatcaatactggagatgcttaccaagaagacagtgaatattaCTGAGTGGTCGAGTTACAGTTTAGACTTAAATCTACATTAAAAtcaatggcaagacctgaaaatggttgtcgagCAATgatcaaccaatttgacagagaatgaagaattttgaaaagaataataggCAAATGTTTCACAatacaggtgtggaaagctcttagagaattatccagaaagactcacagctgtcatCACAGCCAAAGGTGATTTTACTCAGCGATgtctctgtatttcattttcaatacatttgcaaaaatgtctaaaaacatgttttcaatttgtcatggtggggtattgtgtgtagataggtgagaatcaaaatctatttaatccatttttaatttaagctgtaacacaacaaaatgtggaataagtctttctgaaggcactgtatatttatatTGAAGCATTAAAAAAAAGGAACAGACAAGACAGTTGCTTACCTCATTGCAAACCATGATCACTTTATATTCTAAGTTGTATCTCTCTTCATCAATCACATTAATTTTGTCGTACATCTTCTTGCAAAGCTCCTAATGAAAGAATGCA
Proteins encoded in this region:
- the tnni2 gene encoding troponin I, fast skeletal muscle, whose product is MADKKGNVSSSRKHTLKSCMLALAKDWLEAEALEKVKERERYMAENCPPLEMSHSKEDLMELCKKMYDKINVIDEERYNLEYKVIMVCNEVLDLNIKIVDLRGKFKKPALKKVRMSADAMLQALLGSKHKVTMDLRSNLKQVKKDEKKEDKELRDVGDWRKNIDDKAGMDGRKKMFQGDN